In the genome of Streptomyces globosus, one region contains:
- the pknB gene encoding Stk1 family PASTA domain-containing Ser/Thr kinase: MEEPRRLGGRYELSHVLGRGGMAEVYLAHDTRLGRTVAVKTLRADLARDPSFQARFRREAQSAASLNHPAIVAVYDTGEDYVDNISIPYIVMEYVDGSTLRELLHSGRKLLPERTLEMTIGILQALEYSHRAGIVHRDIKPANVMLTRTGQVKVMDFGIARAMGDSGMTMTQTAAVIGTAQYLSPEQAKGEQVDARSDLYSAGCLLYELLCVRPPFIGDSPVAVAYQHVREEPQPPSNFDPEITPEMDAIVLKALVKDPDYRYQSADEMRADIEACLEGQPVAAAATMGAAGYGYPDPNHAYGPQGYDQPTTAMRPADAGQTSMMPPMPPGGDGGYYPDQGPGYDQGHGRGRQQKKSRASTILLVTAGILVLVGATLIGRSLFSGGVDNRPAVPKLVGQTFDAAQRSADNVGLKVEKAGDEPCADQPKGNVCKQDPAPDTRVDEGTVVKLTISAGAPLQSLPDVLNMPFEEAEKALRDKKFQVEKKLQESERTPGTVLEQSPKPGAQAQQGSTVTLTVAKEPAKSEMPNIMGKTREEATKLLNAAKLKLGSTTEVDSPGAAPKTIVQQQYPAGEQLAPGTTVNVQISKGAQPTQVPNLAGRTLEQAKQELAARGLTFGRVLSGPTDDKAQVVGSDPNAGSPVQTGATVNLFTMPGGNQQGGGFFGGLTGGR, from the coding sequence ATGGAAGAGCCGCGTCGCCTCGGCGGCCGGTACGAGCTGAGCCACGTGCTCGGCCGCGGTGGCATGGCCGAGGTCTACCTCGCCCACGACACCCGGCTCGGCCGTACCGTCGCCGTCAAGACCCTGCGCGCCGACCTGGCCCGAGACCCGTCCTTCCAGGCCCGGTTCCGGCGCGAGGCCCAGTCGGCAGCCTCGCTCAACCACCCGGCGATCGTCGCGGTCTACGACACCGGCGAGGACTACGTCGACAACATCTCCATCCCGTACATCGTGATGGAGTACGTCGACGGCTCGACCCTGCGCGAGCTCCTGCACTCCGGCCGCAAGCTGCTGCCCGAGCGCACGCTGGAGATGACGATCGGCATCCTCCAGGCACTGGAGTACTCGCACCGCGCCGGCATCGTCCACCGCGACATCAAGCCCGCCAACGTCATGCTCACCCGGACCGGCCAGGTCAAGGTCATGGACTTCGGCATCGCCCGCGCCATGGGCGACTCGGGCATGACCATGACCCAGACCGCGGCCGTCATCGGCACCGCCCAGTACCTCTCCCCGGAGCAGGCCAAGGGCGAGCAGGTCGACGCGCGCTCCGACCTCTACTCCGCGGGCTGCCTGCTGTACGAGCTGCTGTGCGTGCGGCCCCCGTTCATCGGCGACTCGCCCGTGGCGGTCGCCTACCAGCACGTCCGCGAAGAGCCCCAGCCGCCGTCGAACTTCGACCCCGAGATCACGCCCGAGATGGACGCGATCGTGCTGAAGGCGCTCGTCAAGGACCCCGACTACCGCTACCAGTCGGCCGACGAGATGCGCGCCGACATCGAGGCCTGCCTGGAGGGCCAGCCGGTCGCCGCCGCCGCGACGATGGGCGCGGCCGGCTACGGCTACCCCGACCCGAACCACGCGTACGGTCCGCAGGGCTACGACCAGCCGACCACCGCCATGCGCCCGGCCGACGCCGGCCAGACGTCGATGATGCCGCCGATGCCCCCGGGCGGCGACGGCGGCTACTACCCGGACCAGGGCCCCGGCTACGACCAGGGGCACGGCCGCGGCCGGCAGCAGAAGAAGAGCCGGGCCTCGACCATCCTGCTGGTCACGGCGGGAATACTGGTGCTGGTCGGGGCGACCCTGATCGGCCGCTCCCTCTTCAGCGGCGGGGTCGACAACCGGCCCGCCGTGCCCAAGCTGGTCGGCCAGACCTTCGACGCGGCGCAGCGCAGCGCCGACAACGTCGGCCTCAAGGTGGAGAAGGCGGGCGACGAGCCCTGTGCGGACCAGCCCAAGGGCAACGTCTGCAAGCAGGACCCGGCGCCCGACACCCGTGTCGACGAGGGCACTGTGGTCAAGCTGACGATCTCCGCGGGCGCTCCGCTCCAGTCCCTGCCCGACGTCCTCAACATGCCGTTCGAGGAGGCGGAGAAGGCGCTCAGGGACAAGAAGTTCCAGGTCGAGAAGAAGCTCCAGGAGTCCGAGCGGACCCCCGGCACCGTCCTGGAGCAGAGCCCGAAGCCCGGCGCACAGGCCCAGCAGGGCTCGACGGTCACCCTGACGGTGGCGAAGGAGCCGGCGAAGTCCGAGATGCCGAACATCATGGGCAAGACCCGCGAGGAAGCGACCAAGCTGCTCAACGCCGCCAAGCTGAAGCTGGGCAGCACGACCGAGGTCGACTCGCCGGGCGCCGCGCCGAAGACCATCGTCCAGCAGCAGTACCCGGCCGGGGAGCAGCTGGCCCCGGGGACGACGGTCAACGTGCAGATCAGCAAAGGAGCACAGCCGACCCAGGTCCCGAACCTCGCCGGACGGACCCTCGAACAGGCCAAGCAAGAACTCGCGGCGCGGGGACTGACCTTCGGCCGGGTGCTGTCGGGTCCGACGGACGACAAGGCGCAGGTCGTCGGCTCCGACCCGAACGCCGGCTCGCCCGTCCAGACCGGCGCCACGGTGAACCTGTTCACCATGCCCGGCGGCAACCAGCAGGGCGGCGGCTTCTTCGGAGGCCTGACCGGCGGCCGCTGA